AACAACGGCTTTAATATTGGAATCATGAAGTTCCTTTGCTGCCTTTACCGGATCACCGTCACATGTTTCAATTCCATCACTTACCACGTAAATGATATTTTGTCCTGGCTTATTTGCTTTTTCAAAATCCTTTTTTGTTTCCGTAATTGCTAAAGCAATTGGTGTCCAACCTGTAGGTTGGAATTTCCCTAATGAAGCTTTAAAATCGGTAGCATTATAAGGCTTTAAATCATAAACCACTTCTGTGCTTCCACATGAAAGTTTTTTATCTTTGTCACTGTTACTTCCTTTATGTCCATATACTCTTAGTGAAACATTTGCTCCTTCCGGCATAGAAGAAACAAATTGATTAATAGCTTCTTTTGCAAGATCCATTTTTGTTTTACCACCGATTTTTTGAGCCATACTTCCACTAGCATCAAGCAAAATAGCGATATTAGCTGTTCCGTTGACTACTTGACCGTTATCTAGCTTCATTCCTTCAGGTGTTTCCGAAAGGGTTGTTTCAATGTGGGGATTAAAATTCTCCGCAAAATCATAATATTCTTTATAACCCTTTGATTCATTCATAAGCTTTAACAGTTGGTTGTAAACTTGAAAACTATCTTTATCTTGGAAGTTCTGCTCATCTAATGCTCTATGTACCACGGCTTCATTATAGGCATTACCTGAATATTTTCCTTTCTTCTCTTTCACAATTTCTTCTATACTCGTAGCAATTTGTATTTCTTCTTCTGAAGCAGCTTTTTCTTCCTTTTTAGTTTCTTCCTTGTTAGTTTCTTTGGATTCCTCACTTTTTGTATTAATAGATGCTTGATCCTTTGAACCACAAGCAGTTAATGTAAATGCTAAGAGTAATACTAAAAATGAAAACAATAACCGTTTTTTATTTTTTACTTTCATTGTAACCCTCACCTTTTAGAATATTTGTTAAAGATTAGAGATGGGCAGGTAGTTGCGTTTTTGTAAATTGAAAACTGTACCGTTTTTTCAGCCCTTAGATTCTTTTAACCCGTCCATTGAATTTTTCTTTCCAGTAGCCTTTCGACATGTCCGCAATCGCTACGCCTGTGCTTGTTTGCGCTCCGATGAATTTTCCATCAC
Above is a genomic segment from Bacillus methanolicus containing:
- a CDS encoding VWA domain-containing protein; the encoded protein is MKVKNKKRLLFSFLVLLLAFTLTACGSKDQASINTKSEESKETNKEETKKEEKAASEEEIQIATSIEEIVKEKKGKYSGNAYNEAVVHRALDEQNFQDKDSFQVYNQLLKLMNESKGYKEYYDFAENFNPHIETTLSETPEGMKLDNGQVVNGTANIAILLDASGSMAQKIGGKTKMDLAKEAINQFVSSMPEGANVSLRVYGHKGSNSDKDKKLSCGSTEVVYDLKPYNATDFKASLGKFQPTGWTPIALAITETKKDFEKANKPGQNIIYVVSDGIETCDGDPVKAAKELHDSNIKAVVNIIGFDVDSNGQKQLLSVAEAGGGEFETVDTAEDFKQVWDRERVRLFNEWSSWIAENWNDVSREQNEKENALYSNKSKFQNLIYDEKAHLTDAVYYLRDREQISPETRDEVESLIQQRRKILDEYIQEKYKSLIETVKTEGRKLKDAIDEKGEEMKDKYRK